A single region of the Gephyromycinifex aptenodytis genome encodes:
- a CDS encoding dipeptidase, translating into MTAPQIPLLFDAHNDLPWAARELTGGDWNALNLQHGSPTQTDLPRLAAGGVGAQFWSVFVPGTLPEPQAVAVTLQQIDAVHRLLAAHPETFALARTADDIAQARASARIASLLGAEGGHSIGSSLAVLRMLHLLGVGYLTLTHNEHLPWADCAVRPPRLHGLSPFGRAVVVEMNRLGMLVDLSHTSPDTMRAALETSAAPIVFTHSGARALCDHPRNVPDDILQQMAASGGVCCATFVPAFCSPARYAWEAQVDEQAAEAGIDTENHAVLLDFALRRVGPPPPVGVAEVADHVEHLREVAGVEHVGIGADFDGTAMLPEGLQDVSGYPRLFAALEERGWSRQERALLAGGNLLRVLEDAHSHARGRTDEPNLATIETLDQAVEPDPA; encoded by the coding sequence ATGACGGCACCGCAAATCCCGCTCCTGTTCGATGCTCACAACGACCTACCGTGGGCGGCCCGAGAGCTCACCGGAGGTGACTGGAACGCGCTGAACCTGCAGCACGGCTCCCCCACCCAGACCGACCTGCCGCGCCTGGCTGCAGGCGGAGTCGGAGCCCAGTTCTGGTCGGTCTTCGTGCCCGGGACGTTGCCCGAACCGCAGGCCGTCGCGGTCACCTTGCAGCAGATCGACGCCGTGCACCGACTGCTCGCCGCCCACCCCGAGACGTTCGCCCTGGCACGAACGGCTGATGACATCGCGCAGGCGCGCGCCAGCGCCCGGATCGCCTCGCTGTTGGGCGCTGAAGGTGGACACAGCATCGGTTCGTCCTTGGCGGTGTTGCGCATGTTGCACCTGCTCGGCGTCGGCTACCTGACGCTGACCCACAACGAACACCTGCCGTGGGCCGACTGCGCGGTTCGCCCACCGCGGCTGCACGGGCTCTCTCCATTCGGGCGAGCCGTGGTGGTGGAGATGAACCGACTCGGGATGCTGGTGGACCTGTCCCACACCTCCCCGGACACCATGCGTGCGGCGTTGGAGACCTCCGCAGCGCCCATCGTGTTCACCCACTCCGGGGCTCGTGCGCTGTGCGATCACCCCCGCAATGTGCCCGACGACATCCTGCAGCAGATGGCCGCAAGCGGCGGGGTCTGCTGCGCCACCTTCGTGCCGGCTTTCTGCTCCCCGGCGCGCTATGCCTGGGAGGCGCAGGTCGACGAACAGGCGGCCGAAGCCGGAATCGACACCGAGAACCACGCGGTTCTGCTGGACTTCGCACTGCGCCGTGTGGGCCCACCCCCGCCGGTCGGGGTCGCCGAGGTGGCCGACCATGTAGAGCACCTCCGGGAGGTTGCCGGGGTAGAACATGTCGGCATCGGCGCCGACTTCGACGGAACAGCGATGCTGCCGGAGGGTTTGCAGGATGTGAGCGGCTACCCGCGCCTCTTCGCCGCCCTCGAAGAGCGCGGCTGGAGTAGGCAGGAACGAGCGCTCCTGGCCGGCGGGAACCTGCTGCGGGTGCTTGAGGACGCGCACAGCCACGCCCGCGGGCGTACCGATGAGCCCAATCTGGCCACCATCGAAACCCTTGACCAGGCGGTTGAACCAGACCCGGCGTGA
- a CDS encoding serine hydrolase, producing the protein MRACSSWLFVAVLAGSVSLAGCSGIPPEPFVVSDAASRAAAAQTQANELSASFAALASTAGGQIAVAWAPVGQPEKVQHLGFTTDDDAWSTMKVPIALAAALDAEGDEDKEKVWTTAALTVSDNDAAAQLWRSLGDVQRASSKVEALLRDAGDTRTQVAQDERGVRRGFGRTSWTVSDSARFTAALPCEPEATRVLAPMGQVTPEQAWGLGKLPGSAFKGGWGPSAHGYLVRQIGLLDRGEGQVAVALMTQPKDGEHETGTATASALATWISQNLRPGDAGRCALPQSTPTD; encoded by the coding sequence ATGAGGGCATGCTCTTCATGGTTGTTCGTGGCCGTGCTCGCCGGTTCTGTCTCCCTAGCCGGGTGTTCAGGGATTCCACCTGAGCCGTTCGTCGTCAGCGACGCCGCCAGCCGGGCCGCCGCCGCCCAGACGCAGGCGAATGAGTTGTCGGCCTCTTTCGCGGCGCTAGCCAGCACGGCAGGTGGGCAGATCGCGGTGGCGTGGGCGCCGGTAGGGCAGCCGGAGAAAGTGCAGCACCTCGGCTTCACCACCGACGACGACGCCTGGTCGACTATGAAGGTCCCCATCGCGCTGGCTGCGGCCCTGGACGCCGAAGGCGATGAAGACAAAGAGAAAGTGTGGACCACGGCTGCGCTGACCGTGTCCGACAATGACGCGGCTGCCCAGTTGTGGCGCAGCCTGGGCGATGTCCAGCGGGCCAGCAGCAAGGTCGAGGCACTCTTGCGCGATGCGGGTGACACCCGCACCCAGGTGGCACAGGACGAGCGGGGCGTGCGGCGTGGTTTCGGGCGCACCTCCTGGACGGTGAGTGACTCCGCCCGTTTCACGGCGGCGCTGCCCTGCGAACCTGAGGCAACCCGCGTGCTTGCACCGATGGGCCAGGTGACCCCGGAGCAGGCGTGGGGGTTGGGGAAGCTGCCAGGGTCGGCATTCAAGGGTGGGTGGGGGCCGAGTGCGCACGGCTACCTCGTCCGCCAGATCGGTCTGCTGGATCGGGGCGAGGGGCAGGTGGCGGTGGCGCTGATGACCCAGCCCAAGGACGGGGAACACGAGACGGGGACAGCCACGGCCAGCGCCCTGGCCACCTGGATCTCCCAGAACCTACGTCCCGGCGACGCCGGGCGCTGCGCCTTGCCGCAGTCGACGCCGACCGACTAG
- a CDS encoding FtsK/SpoIIIE family DNA translocase, with amino-acid sequence MGVAHVTGGAVRRVGRSAGDLEQEHRRDGLGLLLVALALIVALREWWGLVGPVGDAIHAVAAGTFGRVALVLPIVFLLFGIRILHRPDDERGINRITIGVTCLAFSVCGLVHLSTGAPTPSAGFVALREAGGMIGYLAAAPLAAGLRVWGTVPLLVLLGIFGLLVVTATPVHRIGDRLAEAGEHLFGSSGGNAADADSDSSGGNRRNGARRSRSAQDGPRVGDEAFEQAAQVHGGKRRKLASGSAASRRPAKDEQAPPAEAPAQRSEPAAAAPTPKAVAHPEPRPSAPARVEAKTLEAPPTEPLPQRVEQLVITGDVTYTLPDQAILEPGSPHKTRSAVNDQVVESLTSVLDQFGIDAQVTGFSRGPTVTRYEVELGPGVKVERVTALSKNIAYSVASADVRILSPIPGKSAIGIEIPNADREKVSLGDVLRSQVAHRNTHPMVMGVGKDVEGGYVIANLAKMPHLLVAGATGSGKSSFVNSMITSILMRSTPDEVRLILVDPKRVELTAYDGIPHLITPIITNPKKAAEALQWVVREMDARYDDLAAFGFKHIDDFNKAVRTGAATPLPGSERVLQPYPYLLVVVDELADLMMVAPRDVEESIVRITQLARAAGIHLVLATQRPSVDVVTGLIKANVPSRMAFATSSLADSRVVLDQPGAEKLIGQGDALFLPMGVNKPMRVQGAWVTESEIHQVVEHVTGQLKPNYREDVTLKAEKKHVDEDIGDDLELLLAAAEQIISTQFGSTSMLQRKLRVGFAKAGRLMDLLESRNIVGPSEGSKARDVLVKPDDLAETLAMLRGDTPAEPSPAAEPTADAGTEEAWYDGADEDEDSEDAWALTGRDAGR; translated from the coding sequence ATGGGGGTGGCGCATGTGACTGGTGGGGCGGTTCGTCGGGTTGGTCGCAGCGCCGGTGACTTGGAGCAGGAACATCGCCGGGATGGCCTGGGGCTGCTGCTGGTGGCCTTGGCGCTGATCGTCGCCCTACGTGAATGGTGGGGCTTGGTCGGCCCGGTCGGGGACGCGATCCACGCGGTCGCGGCGGGGACCTTCGGGCGAGTGGCGCTGGTGCTTCCTATCGTTTTCCTGCTGTTCGGGATCCGCATCCTGCACCGGCCCGATGACGAGCGGGGCATCAACCGGATCACGATCGGGGTGACCTGCCTGGCGTTCTCGGTGTGCGGTCTGGTGCACCTCTCGACGGGCGCGCCCACCCCTTCGGCCGGATTCGTCGCGCTGCGCGAGGCCGGCGGGATGATCGGCTATCTCGCGGCAGCTCCGCTCGCGGCCGGGCTGCGAGTGTGGGGCACCGTCCCGTTGCTGGTGCTCCTGGGTATCTTCGGTCTTCTCGTCGTCACAGCCACCCCTGTGCACCGCATCGGTGATCGCCTCGCAGAGGCCGGTGAACACCTCTTCGGCTCCAGCGGCGGAAACGCCGCCGACGCTGACTCTGACAGCTCGGGCGGCAACCGACGCAACGGCGCTCGGCGCTCGCGCTCGGCTCAGGACGGCCCCCGGGTGGGCGACGAAGCCTTCGAGCAGGCTGCTCAGGTCCACGGTGGCAAGCGTCGCAAACTCGCCTCCGGCTCTGCTGCCAGTCGGCGCCCGGCCAAAGACGAGCAAGCCCCGCCTGCAGAAGCGCCCGCGCAACGCAGCGAGCCGGCCGCCGCGGCGCCTACACCCAAGGCGGTAGCCCACCCGGAGCCGCGCCCGAGCGCACCGGCGCGAGTCGAAGCCAAGACGTTGGAAGCGCCGCCCACCGAGCCCCTCCCGCAGCGGGTGGAGCAACTGGTCATCACCGGCGACGTCACCTACACCTTGCCCGACCAGGCGATCCTGGAACCGGGTTCTCCGCATAAGACCCGCAGCGCCGTCAACGACCAGGTCGTGGAATCCTTGACGAGCGTGCTCGACCAGTTCGGGATCGATGCCCAGGTGACGGGCTTCTCACGTGGCCCGACGGTCACCCGGTACGAGGTGGAGTTGGGCCCCGGCGTCAAGGTGGAGCGGGTCACCGCCTTGAGCAAGAACATCGCCTACTCGGTGGCCAGCGCGGATGTGCGAATCCTGTCCCCCATCCCGGGCAAGTCGGCCATCGGTATCGAGATCCCCAACGCCGACCGCGAGAAGGTCAGCCTGGGCGATGTGCTGCGCAGCCAGGTGGCCCACCGCAATACCCACCCGATGGTGATGGGTGTGGGCAAGGACGTCGAGGGCGGCTATGTCATCGCCAACCTTGCCAAGATGCCGCACCTGCTGGTCGCTGGGGCGACCGGCTCGGGTAAGAGCAGCTTCGTCAACTCGATGATCACCTCGATCCTGATGCGCAGCACCCCCGATGAGGTGCGGCTCATCCTGGTCGACCCCAAACGGGTGGAACTGACGGCCTACGACGGCATCCCACACTTGATCACCCCGATCATCACCAACCCCAAGAAGGCCGCCGAGGCCCTGCAGTGGGTGGTGCGCGAGATGGACGCTCGCTATGACGACCTGGCCGCGTTCGGGTTCAAGCACATCGACGACTTCAACAAGGCGGTGCGCACGGGTGCAGCGACCCCGCTGCCAGGTTCGGAGCGGGTGCTGCAGCCCTACCCCTACCTGCTGGTTGTCGTGGATGAGCTCGCCGACCTGATGATGGTGGCCCCCCGCGACGTCGAAGAGTCGATCGTGCGAATCACCCAGCTGGCGCGCGCCGCCGGCATCCACCTGGTCCTTGCCACGCAGCGCCCGAGCGTCGACGTGGTGACGGGTCTGATCAAGGCCAATGTGCCCAGCCGGATGGCGTTCGCGACGAGTTCGCTGGCCGACTCCCGTGTGGTGTTGGACCAGCCGGGGGCCGAGAAGCTCATCGGACAGGGCGATGCACTGTTCCTACCGATGGGCGTCAACAAGCCCATGCGTGTGCAGGGGGCGTGGGTCACCGAGTCCGAGATTCACCAGGTGGTCGAGCATGTCACCGGCCAGCTGAAGCCGAACTACCGCGAAGACGTCACGCTCAAGGCGGAGAAGAAGCACGTCGACGAAGACATCGGGGACGATCTGGAGTTGCTCCTGGCTGCGGCTGAGCAGATCATCTCCACCCAGTTCGGCTCCACCTCGATGCTGCAGCGCAAGCTGCGGGTCGGGTTCGCCAAGGCTGGGCGCCTGATGGACCTACTCGAATCACGCAACATCGTGGGCCCCTCCGAAGGCAGCAAAGCGCGCGATGTGTTGGTGAAGCCCGACGACCTGGCCGAGACGTTGGCGATGTTGCGCGGAGACACCCCGGCGGAGCCGAGCCCCGCAGCCGAGCCCACAGCCGATGCTGGGACTGAGGAAGCCTGGTACGACGGCGCGGACGAGGACGAGGACAGCGAGGATGCCTGGGCTCTGACGGGGCGCGACGCAGGGCGATGA
- a CDS encoding ribonuclease J has product MSHPHPELTTPPPLPPGGVRIVALGGLGEVGRNMTVIEHEGRLLIVDCGVLFPEDHHPGVDLILPDFTYIEDRLDDVEAVVLTHGHEDHIGAVPYLLRLKPDLPLVGSTLTLALVEAKLKEHRIKPYTLGVAEGQREQLGVFDCEFLAVNHSIPDALAVAIRTEGGLILHTGDFKMDQLPLDKRLTDLRGFGRLGEEGVDLFLVDSTNAEVPGFTTPEKDIYPAIERVFAKASRRIIVACFSSHVHRVQQVLDAAAQNGRKVAVVGRSMVRNMGIAEDLGYLHVPPGVMVDIKKLDTFPEDQQVLICTGSQGEPMAALSRMANRDHKIEVGEDDTVILASSLIPGNENAVYRVINGLMRLGANVVHKGNARVHVSGHASAGELLYCYNIVQPSNVMPVHGEWRHLVANGALAQQTGVAAERVVLAEDGVVVDLVDGIAKITGAVDCGYVYVDGSSVGGTTEALLKDRRILRDEGFITVVVAVDSSTGRITSGPEILARGFAEDTSVFENVAAQIKSAIEESTARGVTDSHQLQQVVRRTVGGYVGGKLRRRPMIIPVVIEA; this is encoded by the coding sequence GTGAGCCATCCGCACCCCGAGTTGACCACCCCGCCACCGCTGCCACCGGGAGGCGTACGCATCGTCGCCCTGGGAGGTCTGGGCGAGGTCGGTCGCAACATGACCGTGATCGAGCATGAAGGCCGACTGCTCATCGTCGACTGTGGGGTGCTCTTCCCTGAGGATCACCACCCGGGCGTCGATCTGATCCTGCCGGACTTCACCTACATCGAGGATCGCCTCGACGATGTCGAGGCTGTCGTGCTCACGCACGGCCACGAGGACCACATCGGAGCCGTGCCCTATCTGCTGCGGCTCAAGCCGGACTTGCCACTGGTCGGCTCGACGCTGACGTTGGCTCTGGTCGAGGCCAAGCTCAAGGAACACCGCATCAAGCCCTACACCCTGGGTGTGGCCGAGGGGCAGCGCGAACAACTGGGGGTCTTCGACTGTGAATTCCTGGCTGTCAACCACTCCATCCCGGACGCGCTGGCGGTAGCGATCCGCACCGAGGGCGGGCTCATCCTGCACACCGGTGACTTCAAGATGGATCAGTTACCGCTGGATAAGCGCCTGACCGACCTGCGCGGCTTCGGTCGACTGGGTGAAGAAGGGGTCGATCTGTTCCTCGTCGACTCCACGAACGCTGAGGTGCCCGGCTTCACCACCCCGGAGAAGGACATCTACCCGGCCATCGAACGGGTGTTTGCCAAAGCCAGTCGGCGCATCATCGTCGCCTGCTTCTCCTCGCATGTGCACCGTGTCCAGCAGGTCTTGGATGCTGCGGCCCAGAACGGCCGCAAGGTAGCCGTCGTCGGCCGTTCGATGGTGCGCAACATGGGGATCGCGGAAGACCTGGGTTATCTACACGTACCGCCGGGCGTGATGGTCGACATCAAGAAGCTCGACACCTTCCCCGAGGACCAGCAGGTACTCATCTGCACCGGGTCCCAAGGGGAACCGATGGCGGCGCTGTCCCGGATGGCCAACCGCGATCACAAGATCGAGGTCGGTGAGGATGACACCGTCATTCTGGCCAGTTCACTCATCCCGGGCAATGAGAACGCCGTCTATCGGGTGATCAACGGGCTCATGCGTCTGGGCGCCAACGTCGTGCACAAGGGCAACGCCCGGGTACACGTATCCGGCCACGCCAGCGCCGGTGAGCTGCTCTACTGCTACAACATCGTCCAGCCCAGCAACGTTATGCCGGTGCACGGCGAGTGGCGCCATCTCGTCGCCAACGGCGCCCTGGCTCAGCAGACCGGTGTCGCTGCCGAGCGCGTGGTGCTGGCCGAGGACGGCGTTGTGGTCGACCTGGTCGATGGCATCGCCAAGATCACCGGCGCGGTGGACTGCGGCTACGTCTATGTCGACGGTTCCTCGGTGGGCGGCACAACAGAGGCGTTGCTCAAGGATCGCCGCATCCTTCGCGACGAAGGGTTCATCACGGTGGTGGTCGCGGTGGACTCCTCGACGGGACGTATCACCTCCGGCCCGGAGATCCTGGCCCGAGGTTTCGCCGAGGACACCTCGGTGTTCGAAAACGTGGCGGCCCAGATCAAGAGCGCGATCGAGGAGTCCACAGCGCGCGGAGTCACCGACTCCCACCAGCTGCAGCAGGTGGTGCGACGGACCGTAGGTGGCTATGTGGGTGGCAAGCTACGGCGCCGCCCGATGATCATTCCCGTGGTCATCGAGGCCTAG
- the dapA gene encoding 4-hydroxy-tetrahydrodipicolinate synthase: protein MSTPAFGRVLTAMVTPMKEDGALDLDAAASLACHLVDHGNDGLVINGTTGESSTTTDEEKSALLRVVLDAVGQRCRVIAGVGTNDTRHTLHLARAAEEVGAHGLLVVTPYYNKPPQSGLIAHFRQVADATELPVMLYDIPGRSGVPLTVPTLLDLASHPRILAVKDAKADFWAASEVMRATDLLWYSGNDGDNLLHLAQGSVGVVGVTSHVAAGRYAEMVAAMESGDIDTARRIHFSLVPAVNAVMGITQGAMSVKAALVEQGVLTCDAVRGPLLTLTDDERARLRAGLKESGLL, encoded by the coding sequence ATGTCGACACCTGCTTTCGGTCGCGTCCTTACGGCCATGGTCACTCCGATGAAGGAGGACGGTGCGCTCGATCTGGACGCCGCCGCCTCCCTGGCGTGCCATCTGGTCGATCACGGCAACGACGGCCTTGTCATCAACGGCACCACCGGCGAATCCTCCACGACCACCGATGAGGAGAAGTCGGCGCTGCTGCGCGTCGTCCTTGATGCGGTGGGGCAGCGGTGCCGAGTGATCGCCGGGGTCGGTACCAATGACACCCGGCACACGCTGCACCTGGCCCGGGCGGCTGAGGAGGTGGGAGCGCACGGCTTGCTCGTCGTCACTCCGTACTACAACAAGCCCCCGCAGTCCGGGCTCATCGCCCACTTCCGCCAGGTGGCTGACGCCACGGAACTGCCGGTCATGCTCTACGACATTCCCGGGCGCTCCGGGGTTCCGCTCACGGTGCCCACCCTGCTCGACCTTGCTTCGCACCCGCGGATTCTGGCGGTCAAGGATGCCAAGGCCGACTTCTGGGCTGCTAGCGAGGTCATGCGGGCCACCGATCTGTTGTGGTACTCCGGCAACGACGGCGACAACCTGCTGCATCTGGCCCAGGGCAGTGTGGGGGTAGTGGGAGTGACCTCTCACGTGGCGGCCGGTCGCTACGCCGAGATGGTAGCGGCGATGGAATCAGGCGATATCGACACCGCGCGCCGTATCCACTTCTCCCTGGTGCCGGCCGTGAACGCGGTGATGGGCATCACCCAGGGCGCTATGAGCGTCAAAGCTGCACTGGTAGAGCAGGGAGTGCTCACGTGCGACGCGGTACGTGGGCCCCTGCTGACTCTGACTGATGACGAACGCGCGCGTCTGCGCGCCGGACTGAAGGAATCTGGACTGCTGTGA
- a CDS encoding thymidylate synthase, protein MQPYLDLLRHVLDNGTPRQDRTGTGTLSVFGHQMRFDLAAGFPAVTTKRLHLRSVVGELCWFLRGETNVRWLQERGISIWDEWADESGDLGPVYGHQWRSWPTPDGGSIDQIAAVVDSLRNNPNSRRHLVSAWNVAEVDSMALPPCHTMFQFYVANGTLSCQLYQRSADLFLGVPFNIASYALLTAMMAQVTGLVPGEFIHTFGDAHLYLNHLEQAKLQLEREPRPLPQLRLNPERRALEDFVIEDVELLGYDPHPGIKAPIAV, encoded by the coding sequence GTGCAGCCGTATCTCGACCTTCTTCGCCATGTCCTGGACAACGGAACCCCACGTCAAGACCGGACGGGCACCGGCACCCTTTCGGTATTCGGGCACCAGATGCGTTTCGACCTGGCGGCAGGCTTCCCCGCAGTGACCACCAAGCGGCTTCACCTGCGCTCGGTCGTCGGGGAACTGTGCTGGTTCCTGCGCGGAGAGACGAACGTGCGGTGGCTGCAAGAGCGCGGCATCAGCATCTGGGACGAATGGGCCGACGAGTCCGGAGACCTCGGCCCGGTTTACGGCCACCAGTGGCGGTCGTGGCCCACGCCTGATGGCGGCAGCATCGACCAGATCGCGGCTGTCGTGGATTCGCTGCGCAACAACCCAAACAGCAGGCGACACCTGGTCTCGGCGTGGAATGTCGCCGAAGTGGACTCGATGGCCTTGCCGCCGTGCCACACGATGTTTCAGTTCTACGTCGCCAACGGCACCTTGAGCTGCCAGCTCTACCAGCGCAGCGCCGACCTCTTCCTCGGCGTCCCGTTCAATATCGCCTCCTACGCTCTGCTCACTGCGATGATGGCGCAGGTCACCGGTCTGGTGCCGGGCGAATTCATTCACACCTTCGGCGATGCGCACCTCTACCTCAACCACCTGGAGCAGGCCAAACTCCAACTGGAACGCGAACCCCGTCCATTGCCGCAGCTACGCCTCAACCCCGAGCGGCGCGCGTTGGAAGACTTCGTCATCGAGGACGTGGAACTCCTCGGCTACGACCCGCACCCCGGCATCAAGGCACCGATCGCGGTATGA
- a CDS encoding dihydrofolate reductase, producing MNAHPQRAPQPELVFVALVAANRVIGDGQSQPWHFREDLQRFKALTSGHPLLMGRATFEAIGRLLPGRESVVLTRSPSWSAPGAHLAHDIDEAVTLAAGLPGGEQIMVVGGGQIYQALLPRATRLELTECDAPAQGEVLFPEVDPAQWVEIARDDRCAFAFVTYRRR from the coding sequence ATGAACGCCCACCCTCAGCGCGCACCACAGCCCGAGCTCGTCTTCGTGGCCCTGGTCGCTGCCAACCGGGTCATCGGCGACGGGCAGTCCCAGCCGTGGCACTTCCGCGAAGACCTCCAGCGATTCAAGGCGCTGACCAGCGGGCATCCGCTGCTCATGGGACGGGCCACCTTCGAGGCGATCGGCCGTCTGTTGCCGGGACGCGAAAGCGTCGTGCTGACCCGCTCCCCCTCGTGGTCGGCCCCCGGGGCCCACCTCGCCCATGACATCGACGAGGCCGTGACCCTCGCGGCCGGCCTGCCGGGGGGCGAGCAGATCATGGTCGTTGGTGGTGGCCAGATCTACCAAGCGCTACTGCCCCGAGCGACTCGGTTGGAACTGACCGAATGCGACGCCCCCGCCCAAGGTGAGGTGTTGTTCCCCGAGGTGGACCCGGCGCAATGGGTGGAAATCGCCCGCGATGATCGCTGCGCTTTTGCCTTCGTCACCTATCGACGTCGCTGA
- a CDS encoding carbon starvation CstA family protein, producing the protein MSSVANQQDRMIRTDPDRPPVAVVEPPGLSGPAKIVFAAIAVVAAIGWSMLAISRGEHVSSIWIVLAAVGSYLLALRFYATLIEHKIHRPDDTRATPGEEFDNGKDYMPTDRRVLFGHHFAAISGAGPLVGPVLASQMGYMPGTLWIIFGVVLAGAVQDYMVLHLSIRRGGRTLGQMARDELGPVGGWAAIVGVLTIMVILIAVLGVVMIGALAESAWAVWAVAMTIPIAFFMGFYLRYLRPGKVSEVSGIGVALLLAAIVSGRWVSQSDWGHIFVLDKPTLAIALAIYGFIAAVLPVWMLLAPRDYLSTFMKVGTIVMLAIAILIVRPELQMPAVTEFARTGTGPAFAGELFPFLFITIACGAISGFHALIASGTTPKLIEKEKQARMIGYGGMLTESFVAIMALVAACIIDQHVYFAMNAPAGLTGGTPEAAAAYTNSLGLVSPGGTTLPAVDPSVYAQAAKAVGEESIISRTGGAPTLAFGMSEVMHQVPGLNLLGDKAFWYHFAILFEALFILTTIDAGTRVARFMFSDAVSNVRGLARFKDPNWVPGAWISTSVMVLAWGSILYMGVTDPLGGINMLFPLFGIANQLLAVIALCVVFAVTMKKVGPTWAWIPGLPLFFVLIVTMTASWQKIFSTNPKIGYWTIHSQAKAALASGADSFQTAKTPEAIEAVVRNTAVQGTLSIVYALLVIIVFGAAMMVSLRALRNGDRAVHEHQAPPSQIFAPSGFIPTPLEKEALAQWHEAGLEPTPVGPHHHP; encoded by the coding sequence ATGTCCAGTGTGGCAAATCAGCAAGACCGCATGATCCGCACGGACCCCGATCGACCACCGGTCGCGGTGGTCGAGCCGCCAGGCCTGTCCGGCCCCGCGAAGATCGTGTTTGCGGCGATCGCGGTCGTGGCTGCTATCGGCTGGTCCATGCTAGCCATTTCCCGAGGCGAGCACGTCAGCTCCATCTGGATCGTTCTTGCCGCCGTCGGAAGTTATCTGCTGGCGTTGCGTTTCTACGCAACGCTTATCGAACATAAGATTCACCGCCCTGATGACACCAGAGCAACTCCGGGCGAAGAGTTCGACAACGGCAAGGACTACATGCCGACCGACCGGCGGGTGCTGTTCGGTCACCACTTCGCCGCCATCTCCGGCGCGGGTCCTCTGGTGGGGCCGGTGTTGGCCTCCCAGATGGGGTACATGCCCGGCACCTTGTGGATCATCTTCGGGGTGGTCCTGGCCGGGGCCGTGCAGGACTACATGGTGCTGCACCTGTCGATCCGCCGCGGTGGGCGCACCCTGGGTCAGATGGCCCGGGATGAGCTCGGACCGGTCGGCGGCTGGGCCGCCATCGTCGGCGTGCTCACCATCATGGTGATCCTCATCGCGGTGCTCGGCGTCGTCATGATCGGTGCCCTGGCCGAGAGCGCCTGGGCGGTGTGGGCCGTGGCGATGACCATCCCCATCGCTTTCTTCATGGGCTTCTACCTTCGCTACCTGCGCCCCGGCAAGGTCTCGGAGGTCTCCGGTATCGGTGTGGCGCTGCTGCTCGCGGCAATCGTCAGCGGCCGCTGGGTCTCCCAGAGCGACTGGGGCCACATCTTCGTGCTGGACAAGCCGACCCTGGCGATCGCACTTGCCATTTACGGCTTCATCGCCGCTGTGCTGCCGGTGTGGATGCTGCTGGCTCCGCGTGACTACCTGTCCACCTTCATGAAGGTGGGGACGATCGTGATGCTGGCTATCGCCATCCTCATCGTCCGGCCGGAGCTGCAGATGCCTGCGGTCACCGAATTCGCACGCACCGGAACGGGCCCGGCGTTCGCAGGTGAGCTCTTCCCCTTCTTGTTCATCACCATCGCCTGCGGCGCGATCTCAGGGTTCCACGCCCTCATCGCCTCCGGCACCACACCGAAACTGATCGAAAAAGAGAAGCAAGCCCGCATGATCGGCTACGGCGGCATGCTCACCGAGAGCTTCGTCGCGATCATGGCCTTGGTCGCCGCGTGCATCATCGACCAGCACGTCTACTTCGCGATGAACGCCCCGGCCGGCCTGACCGGCGGCACCCCGGAGGCTGCCGCCGCCTACACCAACAGCCTCGGGCTGGTCTCCCCCGGCGGCACCACGCTGCCGGCGGTGGACCCCAGCGTCTATGCGCAGGCAGCGAAGGCAGTCGGTGAGGAATCGATCATCTCCCGCACCGGCGGCGCCCCCACCCTGGCCTTTGGAATGTCAGAGGTCATGCACCAGGTCCCCGGCTTGAACCTGCTGGGAGACAAGGCTTTCTGGTACCACTTCGCCATTCTGTTCGAGGCGCTGTTCATCCTCACCACGATCGACGCCGGGACCCGCGTGGCGCGTTTCATGTTCTCCGACGCGGTCAGCAACGTCCGCGGCCTGGCCCGCTTCAAGGACCCGAACTGGGTTCCTGGGGCATGGATCTCGACCTCGGTGATGGTCCTGGCGTGGGGAAGCATCCTGTACATGGGGGTGACCGACCCGCTGGGCGGCATCAACATGCTGTTCCCGCTGTTCGGCATCGCCAACCAACTGCTGGCCGTCATCGCCCTGTGCGTGGTCTTCGCGGTCACGATGAAGAAGGTCGGCCCCACCTGGGCCTGGATTCCTGGGCTGCCGCTGTTCTTCGTACTCATCGTGACGATGACCGCCTCCTGGCAGAAGATCTTCAGCACCAACCCCAAGATCGGCTACTGGACGATCCACTCCCAGGCCAAGGCTGCACTGGCCTCCGGGGCGGACTCGTTCCAGACCGCGAAAACTCCGGAAGCCATCGAAGCGGTGGTGCGTAATACGGCGGTACAGGGCACCCTGTCCATCGTGTACGCGCTGCTGGTGATCATCGTGTTCGGGGCCGCGATGATGGTCTCGCTACGGGCCCTGCGTAACGGCGATCGCGCTGTGCACGAGCACCAAGCACCTCCGTCGCAGATCTTCGCTCCCAGTGGGTTCATCCCCACGCCGTTGGAGAAGGAAGCTCTCGCGCAGTGGCACGAAGCAGGCTTGGAGCCCACCCCGGTGGGTCCCCATCACCACCCATGA